One window of Polynucleobacter sp. HIN5 genomic DNA carries:
- a CDS encoding NAD kinase: protein MLSPSSTPLQKKFRRVTLVGKHQADGIGQHLHELAQILTNHGCELSIEASTATHLPKTNLQIIQLQDFQKSTDLAVILGGDGTMLGIGRQIAGTGVPLLGINMGRLGYMTDIPFEDAKTVLPPIIDGHYEIDERSLLEATVWRNDQEIHRGLALNDVVVNRSGLSGMVELKVHVNGSFMYNQRSDGLIVSTPTGSTAYALSAGGPILHPRVPGIVLVPIAPHALSNRPIVLAQESQITIEVAGGREVIVNFDMQSLTKLQIGDRVEVKRSNKSISLLHPLGHSDYQTLREKLHWNEYPSTF, encoded by the coding sequence ATGTTAAGCCCATCAAGCACACCCCTGCAGAAGAAGTTTAGGCGCGTAACCCTCGTGGGTAAGCACCAAGCAGACGGTATTGGGCAGCATTTACACGAATTAGCCCAAATCCTCACCAATCATGGCTGCGAGCTCAGCATTGAAGCGTCCACGGCCACCCATTTGCCGAAGACCAATTTGCAGATCATCCAACTCCAGGATTTCCAGAAATCCACCGATTTGGCGGTTATTTTGGGGGGTGATGGCACCATGCTCGGCATTGGTCGTCAAATTGCCGGGACGGGGGTGCCACTCTTGGGAATCAATATGGGGCGCTTGGGTTACATGACCGACATCCCGTTTGAGGATGCCAAAACGGTCCTACCGCCCATCATTGATGGCCATTATGAAATCGATGAACGATCGCTTCTAGAGGCTACTGTATGGCGTAACGATCAAGAGATTCATCGGGGTTTAGCTTTAAACGATGTTGTCGTGAATCGTTCAGGACTCTCAGGGATGGTGGAGCTAAAGGTGCATGTCAACGGCTCCTTCATGTACAACCAGCGCTCCGATGGCCTAATTGTGTCCACCCCAACCGGCTCAACCGCATACGCCCTCTCAGCAGGTGGTCCCATTTTGCATCCCCGAGTTCCAGGCATTGTGCTGGTACCAATCGCTCCCCATGCCCTCTCCAATCGACCCATCGTATTGGCTCAAGAATCTCAAATTACCATCGAAGTTGCCGGCGGGCGAGAGGTGATTGTGAACTTTGATATGCAATCATTAACCAAATTACAAATCGGTGATCGGGTTGAGGTAAAGCGCTCGAACAAATCCATCTCCCTCCTACACCCACTGGGGCACAGTGACTACCAAACCCTAAGAGAAAAGTTGCACTGGAACGAGTATCCTTCCACGTTTTAA
- the glnE gene encoding bifunctional [glutamate--ammonia ligase]-adenylyl-L-tyrosine phosphorylase/[glutamate--ammonia-ligase] adenylyltransferase: MVSNQDALSFLEKNSVYANRWLSAHADWRAWLEERIHTPVDATQIDELLLPISQALDRQELDEAALMSELRLVRQQLMLWIGCRDLNGLAPLLEVTQALSYFAEQVLGLVVRYLRTDLQERFGLPWAWTENYELPLIIVGMGKLGGRELNLSSDIDLIFLYEEEGETHYGASSISNHEWFTKLGRRLIKMISEHDAHGFVFRVDMRLRPNGDSGPLVCSLEMLEEYLFVQGREWERYAWIKGRMIYPPISHPDYVRCEKGLEQIIRPFVYRRHLDYGVIAAIRELHAQIQREADKRSNQRSGRSRDIKLGRGGIREIEFLAQMFQLMRGGTDPRLRIRPTLEVLDRLQEGGLMSAEEIEALKSAYVFLRRLEHRIQIWEDQQTHYLPEQDDARAQLAQAIAGPNQEGRLEEFMQTLTEHQNQVARYFEKAFALDESARLQIDANDATWQPNAALFPKANERWSAWQESSRAKSLPEKSRLTIRSLLKKAANDIEADHPDDADQTLLRFFDLLEAICRRSAYLSILAENSNALQKVLMLLNASQWAAQYLARHPHLLDDLLSANAQSELIHDPESYWCKVKANLDLRLDDALADGASPDHAMDILRVTHHTETFLILLADLGIGAPEGLSTERVSDRLSALADLILQATYERVWPAVAEKFGLSPQHLPPFAVIAYGKLGGKELGYASDLDLVFLYDASPTDYAAQEIYSVLGKRMINWLTTLTAAGTLFEIDTRLRPNGAAGFLVTSLDSFRRYQLREGDNAAWIWEHQAISRARFAAGDPKVGAQFEEIRKEVLAHERNHSDLKHEIIEMRHKVHAGHPNPSTDFDLKHDPGGMVDIEFIVQYLVLAYARRHPDLLGNLGNIALLGIAAKHQLISEMDALEIGNAYRMFRAQQHRLRLDGAEKIRVSIHEHPDFAKARACVTKLWELVFGAPSQPA; the protein is encoded by the coding sequence ATGGTTTCCAATCAAGACGCCCTTTCTTTTCTGGAGAAAAACTCCGTCTATGCAAATCGCTGGCTAAGTGCCCACGCGGATTGGCGCGCTTGGCTAGAGGAGCGCATACATACGCCGGTCGATGCCACGCAAATCGATGAGCTGCTCCTACCAATCAGCCAGGCTCTCGATCGTCAGGAGTTGGATGAGGCAGCACTTATGAGTGAGCTGCGGCTGGTTCGTCAACAGTTGATGCTTTGGATTGGTTGCCGAGACCTTAATGGACTGGCCCCTTTATTAGAGGTGACCCAGGCGCTCAGCTATTTTGCGGAGCAAGTACTTGGGCTAGTCGTGCGTTATCTTCGTACGGATCTCCAAGAGCGGTTTGGCCTACCTTGGGCTTGGACCGAAAACTACGAGCTGCCACTCATAATTGTGGGGATGGGGAAATTGGGTGGTCGAGAACTCAATCTTTCCTCGGATATTGATCTGATCTTCTTATACGAGGAAGAAGGCGAGACCCACTATGGGGCAAGCTCGATTTCAAACCACGAGTGGTTTACGAAGCTAGGCCGGCGCCTCATCAAAATGATTTCTGAGCATGATGCCCATGGATTTGTGTTCCGGGTGGATATGCGCTTACGACCTAATGGGGATTCTGGGCCCTTGGTTTGCAGTCTAGAAATGCTCGAAGAGTATTTGTTTGTGCAAGGGCGTGAATGGGAGCGTTACGCGTGGATTAAAGGCCGCATGATTTATCCGCCCATATCGCACCCTGATTATGTTCGATGCGAGAAGGGGCTTGAGCAAATTATTCGGCCATTTGTTTATCGTCGCCATTTGGATTACGGTGTGATTGCAGCCATTCGGGAGTTGCACGCGCAAATTCAGCGAGAGGCGGATAAGCGGAGTAATCAACGCAGCGGTCGATCACGCGATATTAAGTTAGGTCGGGGTGGAATCCGTGAAATTGAGTTTTTAGCCCAGATGTTTCAATTAATGCGCGGTGGTACCGATCCGCGCTTACGAATTCGTCCAACCCTTGAGGTCTTAGATCGACTGCAAGAGGGTGGACTGATGAGCGCAGAAGAAATTGAAGCGCTCAAATCTGCTTATGTGTTTCTGAGGCGTTTAGAGCATCGCATCCAGATTTGGGAAGACCAGCAGACCCATTATTTACCTGAGCAGGATGATGCGAGAGCGCAGTTGGCGCAAGCCATAGCTGGACCGAACCAAGAAGGGCGTCTCGAAGAGTTTATGCAAACGCTCACCGAGCATCAAAATCAGGTGGCACGTTATTTTGAAAAGGCGTTTGCCTTGGACGAAAGCGCCCGTTTGCAAATTGATGCAAACGACGCAACCTGGCAACCCAATGCTGCTTTATTTCCGAAGGCCAATGAGCGGTGGAGTGCCTGGCAGGAAAGCTCCCGCGCCAAATCACTGCCAGAGAAAAGTCGACTCACGATACGAAGTTTATTAAAAAAGGCCGCGAACGATATCGAGGCTGACCATCCAGACGATGCGGATCAAACCCTCTTGCGATTTTTTGATCTCCTGGAAGCGATTTGTCGTCGCAGCGCCTATCTATCGATTTTGGCTGAGAACTCCAATGCTTTGCAAAAAGTATTGATGCTCCTCAATGCCTCGCAATGGGCTGCTCAATATTTAGCAAGGCACCCTCATTTATTGGACGATCTGTTATCGGCCAATGCGCAATCTGAGTTGATTCATGATCCTGAGAGCTATTGGTGCAAAGTAAAGGCAAATCTTGATCTGCGTTTGGATGACGCCCTTGCGGATGGGGCGAGCCCAGATCATGCCATGGATATCCTGCGGGTAACGCATCACACCGAAACTTTTTTAATTCTTCTAGCTGATTTAGGAATTGGTGCTCCTGAAGGTCTGAGTACTGAGCGGGTGAGTGATCGCTTATCCGCGCTGGCCGATTTGATACTGCAGGCAACCTATGAACGCGTTTGGCCAGCGGTTGCGGAGAAGTTTGGTCTCAGTCCTCAACATCTACCACCATTTGCAGTGATTGCCTATGGCAAGTTGGGAGGAAAAGAGTTGGGCTATGCCTCCGATCTCGACCTAGTCTTTTTGTATGACGCATCGCCGACGGACTATGCAGCTCAGGAGATTTATTCGGTGTTAGGTAAGCGCATGATTAATTGGCTAACGACCTTAACTGCTGCCGGCACTCTATTTGAAATTGATACGCGCCTGCGCCCTAATGGAGCCGCAGGATTTTTGGTGACCAGCCTTGACTCTTTTCGACGCTATCAATTACGCGAAGGCGATAATGCTGCCTGGATTTGGGAGCATCAAGCCATTTCTCGGGCGCGGTTTGCTGCGGGCGATCCAAAGGTAGGAGCTCAATTTGAAGAGATACGCAAAGAAGTTCTCGCCCACGAACGAAATCATTCCGATCTCAAACATGAAATTATTGAGATGCGCCATAAGGTCCATGCCGGCCATCCCAATCCATCGACTGATTTTGATCTCAAGCACGATCCCGGTGGTATGGTGGATATTGAATTCATCGTTCAGTATTTAGTTTTGGCTTACGCTCGCAGGCACCCTGACTTATTGGGCAACTTAGGCAATATTGCCCTTTTAGGGATTGCCGCAAAACACCAGTTGATCTCTGAGATGGATGCGCTTGAAATCGGGAATGCTTACCGTATGTTCCGGGCCCAACAACATCGATTACGTCTGGACGGAGCTGAAAAAATTCGGGTATCCATCCATGAGCACCCTGATTTTGCCAAAGCAAGGGCGTGTGTGACAAAACTTTGGGAGCTAGTCTTTGGCGCTCCCTCGCAACCGGCTTAA
- the hrcA gene encoding heat-inducible transcriptional repressor HrcA, whose product MMDDRSKVLLKTLIERYIEEGQPVGSRTLSRFSGLDLSAATIRNVMADLEDLGLVTSPHTSAGRIPTPRGYRLFVDTMLTIRPLEEVASKQVEQSLYPDAPQKVISSAAQLLSNLTHFAGVVMTPKRSQIFKHIEFLRLGEGKILLILVTPEGDVQNRILPTNQDYSPAQLTEASNFINAHFSGKSFSEVRSRLRAELDHLRGDIAGLMALALENGVSDTGLNHPDMVISGERHLLDVGELSSNLSKLRKMFDMLEQKSLLMQLLDVSSHADGIQIFIGGESELLPYEDLAVISAPYSVDGQVVGTLGVIGPTRMAYDRVIPIVDITSKLLSGALSSP is encoded by the coding sequence ATCATGGATGATCGCTCAAAAGTTCTGCTTAAAACCTTAATCGAGAGATATATTGAAGAAGGCCAGCCAGTAGGCTCGCGGACCCTGTCACGCTTTTCAGGATTGGATCTCTCGGCAGCGACGATTCGGAATGTGATGGCCGATCTTGAGGACCTTGGTTTGGTGACCAGTCCTCATACCTCGGCCGGACGCATTCCAACCCCTCGGGGCTACCGTTTGTTTGTCGACACAATGTTGACCATTCGGCCTCTAGAGGAGGTGGCCTCTAAACAGGTTGAGCAATCCCTATATCCCGATGCTCCCCAAAAGGTGATAAGTTCTGCAGCCCAGCTGTTATCTAATCTGACGCATTTTGCTGGCGTGGTCATGACCCCGAAGCGCTCTCAGATCTTTAAGCACATTGAGTTTTTGCGCCTTGGTGAAGGCAAGATTTTGTTAATTTTGGTGACCCCCGAAGGGGATGTGCAAAATCGCATCTTGCCGACCAATCAAGATTACAGTCCCGCACAGCTGACCGAGGCAAGTAATTTCATTAATGCTCATTTTTCAGGAAAGAGTTTTTCGGAGGTCCGCAGTCGCTTACGAGCAGAGCTGGATCATTTGCGTGGCGACATTGCTGGATTAATGGCACTTGCCCTCGAGAATGGTGTGAGCGATACAGGTTTAAATCACCCCGATATGGTGATTTCTGGAGAGCGCCACTTATTGGATGTGGGTGAGCTGAGCTCCAATCTAAGCAAATTGCGCAAAATGTTCGATATGTTGGAGCAAAAATCCCTGCTCATGCAATTATTGGACGTATCAAGCCATGCCGATGGCATTCAGATCTTCATTGGTGGCGAAAGTGAGCTATTGCCCTATGAGGATTTGGCGGTGATCAGTGCTCCGTATAGTGTGGATGGACAAGTAGTGGGAACACTCGGCGTGATTGGGCCCACTCGAATGGCGTATGATCGCGTGATTCCGATTGTGGATATCACCTCGAAGCTATTAAGCGGGGCCCTGAGCTCCCCTTAA
- the recN gene encoding DNA repair protein RecN yields MLQSLALRDFVIVDHLELDFGSGFSVLTGETGAGKSILLDALALALGERADTSQIREGCQRAEIAAIFQVEESLQEEIAEWLRAADFPLEDDHRIVIKRSMDHSGRSKAYINGGAASLNQLRELGERLVDIHGQHAHQLLLKTGAQRELLDRHANLQDQAAIVAQTYQSMNATAKQLQQAEAAGADLQREQERLQWQLDELNEIAPQANEWGEIQTAHARLANAAKIIQGVELAIDGLSDAEHSIESQLHRVQHAIDDLVKHDPNLNEINESLSHAQIQIDEAIHGLNRYRQKMDLDPDRLAELEARMQALHTAARKYKVNPEQLPELWSSSQEKLAAFTAAQDIDSLRQKFKVQEAEFLKLAKELSKRRHQAAAELSQAVSDAMQHLAMAGGQLQVLVSPSEASRHGIDQIEFLIAAHSGSTPKPLAKVASGGELARISLAISVITSKASFTPTLIFDEVDSGIGGAVAQTVGELLRQLGQSHQILCVTHLAQVAAQGDHHFKVRKEALDGKTHSDVKSLGRQERIEEIARMLGGTTITDTTRRHARELLGQT; encoded by the coding sequence ATGCTTCAATCATTAGCATTGCGTGATTTTGTGATTGTGGATCACCTCGAACTTGATTTTGGCTCGGGTTTTAGTGTTTTAACTGGCGAGACTGGCGCAGGTAAATCAATTTTGCTCGATGCCCTCGCCCTCGCCCTGGGCGAGCGTGCCGATACCAGTCAAATTCGTGAGGGCTGCCAACGCGCAGAGATCGCTGCTATTTTTCAGGTCGAAGAGAGTCTACAGGAGGAAATTGCTGAATGGCTGCGCGCGGCGGACTTCCCGCTTGAGGACGACCATCGCATTGTGATTAAACGCAGCATGGATCATTCGGGTCGCAGCAAGGCCTACATCAATGGTGGCGCGGCCTCATTAAATCAATTACGCGAACTGGGTGAACGTCTTGTTGATATTCATGGGCAACACGCCCATCAACTCCTTCTCAAGACCGGTGCACAACGCGAGCTCCTCGATCGACACGCCAATCTTCAAGACCAAGCAGCAATTGTGGCGCAAACCTATCAATCCATGAATGCCACCGCCAAGCAATTGCAACAAGCCGAAGCAGCGGGCGCTGATTTACAGCGCGAGCAAGAGCGTCTTCAATGGCAACTTGATGAACTCAATGAAATTGCACCACAAGCAAACGAATGGGGAGAAATCCAAACAGCGCATGCTCGACTGGCCAATGCTGCCAAGATTATTCAAGGGGTTGAGCTCGCGATTGATGGCCTAAGTGATGCTGAGCATTCCATTGAGTCGCAACTTCATCGGGTGCAGCATGCGATTGATGATTTAGTAAAGCATGATCCCAATTTGAATGAGATTAATGAAAGCCTCAGTCACGCTCAAATTCAGATTGACGAGGCGATTCATGGATTAAATCGATACCGACAAAAAATGGATTTAGATCCAGATCGCCTTGCAGAGCTCGAAGCCCGAATGCAGGCCCTCCATACCGCGGCTCGCAAATACAAAGTTAATCCCGAGCAATTACCAGAACTTTGGAGCAGCTCTCAAGAAAAATTGGCGGCGTTCACGGCAGCACAAGATATCGATTCTTTGCGTCAAAAATTCAAGGTTCAAGAGGCTGAATTTCTAAAACTTGCTAAGGAATTATCAAAGCGTCGTCATCAGGCAGCCGCAGAGCTTAGCCAAGCCGTTAGCGATGCGATGCAACACCTCGCAATGGCAGGGGGTCAGCTGCAGGTCCTTGTCAGCCCAAGCGAAGCCAGTCGTCATGGAATCGATCAAATTGAGTTTCTGATCGCTGCTCATAGCGGCAGCACCCCAAAACCTCTAGCCAAGGTTGCTTCTGGGGGAGAGTTAGCACGAATTAGCTTAGCCATTAGCGTCATTACCAGTAAGGCGAGCTTTACCCCAACCCTGATCTTTGATGAAGTAGATTCAGGTATTGGTGGAGCAGTGGCACAGACGGTTGGCGAACTTTTGAGGCAACTGGGTCAGTCCCACCAAATCCTGTGTGTCACCCATCTAGCCCAAGTGGCCGCTCAAGGCGATCATCATTTCAAGGTTCGCAAAGAAGCATTGGATGGCAAAACCCATTCCGATGTAAAGAGTTTAGGTCGTCAAGAACGCATTGAAGAAATCGCTCGGATGCTCGGTGGCACAACGATTACTGACACCACGCGGCGACACGCCAGAGAATTACTAGGACAAACCTAA
- the hemH gene encoding ferrochelatase translates to MTLKTNPHLRTSRTGVLLINLGTPEAPTRAAVKTYLKQFLSDPRVVEIPRLIWWFILHGIILPIRSGASAKKYASIWLKEGSPLLVYSQAQAQGLRDRFAGKDSNVIVDLAMRYGKPSIPEVLKRFQEANVERLLVLPLYPQYSATTSASSFDEVFSVLKTWRNQPELRIVKHYHDHGSYIESLRQQIEAYWAQHGRPDFSKGAKLIMSFHGLPKRNLMQGDPYHCECLKSGRLLGEALGLEPAHYRVTFQSRFGRAEWLKPYTALTIEELGKAGCPQMDIVCPGFPADCLETLEEIAMEGQEIFHEHGGEEYRYIPCLNDDTNFISALHTIALEHMHGWSKELESPVVLEVRNQRAQVAEAAITTG, encoded by the coding sequence ATCACTTTGAAAACGAACCCTCATTTAAGAACCTCCCGAACTGGCGTTTTGTTGATTAATCTGGGCACCCCAGAGGCGCCCACGCGCGCGGCGGTGAAAACCTACTTAAAGCAATTTTTGTCGGACCCTCGGGTGGTTGAAATTCCGCGCTTGATATGGTGGTTCATTTTGCATGGAATTATTTTGCCGATTCGCAGCGGCGCCTCGGCCAAGAAATACGCCTCGATTTGGCTAAAAGAGGGTTCTCCCTTGCTGGTTTATTCGCAGGCGCAGGCTCAAGGATTGCGGGATCGCTTCGCGGGCAAGGATTCCAATGTGATCGTGGATCTGGCGATGCGTTACGGTAAACCATCTATTCCTGAAGTGCTCAAACGTTTTCAGGAGGCAAATGTTGAGCGTCTATTGGTACTGCCTTTGTACCCTCAATATTCAGCGACCACGAGCGCCTCTAGTTTTGATGAGGTGTTCTCGGTCCTTAAAACATGGCGCAATCAACCCGAACTCCGAATCGTGAAGCATTACCATGATCACGGCTCTTACATTGAGTCGCTACGTCAGCAGATTGAGGCGTATTGGGCGCAACATGGTCGACCCGATTTTTCAAAGGGCGCCAAACTCATTATGTCTTTTCATGGCCTGCCCAAACGAAATTTGATGCAAGGCGATCCCTATCATTGCGAATGTTTGAAATCAGGCCGCTTGCTAGGAGAGGCACTGGGTTTGGAGCCAGCCCATTACCGAGTGACCTTTCAGTCCCGCTTTGGTCGCGCTGAATGGTTAAAGCCTTACACCGCTTTAACCATTGAGGAACTTGGGAAGGCAGGCTGCCCGCAAATGGATATTGTTTGTCCTGGTTTCCCGGCAGACTGTTTAGAGACTTTGGAAGAAATTGCCATGGAGGGTCAGGAGATTTTTCATGAGCATGGTGGCGAAGAGTATCGTTACATCCCATGTTTGAATGACGATACTAATTTCATTTCAGCTTTACACACAATTGCTTTAGAGCATATGCATGGCTGGTCAAAAGAGCTTGAGTCCCCTGTAGTTTTGGAGGTACGCAATCAGCGTGCGCAGGTAGCAGAAGCCGCGATTACTACTGGATAA